In one Massilia endophytica genomic region, the following are encoded:
- a CDS encoding glycosyl hydrolase 115 family protein: protein MKILGIVLWLLATPAFALGGNNVVRFGNDTGALVVASGGKAAPLHLDPQDWPGVIRAARDLQADIQRVSGALPALKLGPAAGKQAVIVGTIGRSALVDQLIASGKLDASSIRGKWEGWMMQTIDNPMPGVSQALVIAGSDKRGTIYGIYELSEQIGVSPWYWWADVPPVRHATIAVSAAQAVSDAPVVQYRGIFLNDEAPALTGWAKQRYGGYNHRFYEKVFELILRLRGNYLWPAMWDAAFFDDDPLNGKLADEYGIVMGTSHHEPMMRAQKAWHRHGTGPWDYQRNEQVLKDFWRGGLRNTRDYEKVFTLGMRGDGDEPMSEESNVALLQRIVRDQREMITQEINPRLSEVPQAWALYKEVQEYYEKGMRVPDDVLLLWCDDNWGNIRRLPTAEERKRPGGAGVYYHFDYVGGPRSYKWLNVTPLPKVWEQMHLAWKHEATRMWIVNVGDLKPMEVPIEFFLSYAWNPAKWPAERLPEYLKLWAAREFGQEYAADIADIVSKYTRYNSRRRPEMLEPTTYSLLNYREAERVVEDYKTIAKRAQDVSAKLPAARRDAFFQLVLHPVQAGAVLNEMMVSAGQNRLYAKQGRASANALAERVRALFREDAALTRRYHTINGGKWNHMMSQTHLGYTYWNQPPRNVMPAVTEIQLPEAGDMGVAVEGSEQVWPGPGGDALAVPTLEMADGQPRFIDVFNRGSKPFAYSIRSDQRWLKVSQTKGAVTSEQRVWISANWNDVPEGEQQAMLTVSGPDGAEAKVRVPVRKQHAAPGFTETNGVVSIEAEHYARALASAGRQWLRVPDHGRTLSGMTSVEAGSAGAEQASHLEYPVVLHKAGEVTVQVTLAPTLKFQPGQGLRYGISFDDEPPQIVNVHADQSLAHWEKIVGDGAAQFTSKHRLPQAGAHTLKFWAVDPGLVVQKLVIDAGGLEPSYLGPPESPRK from the coding sequence GTGAAAATCCTGGGTATTGTCCTGTGGCTTCTCGCCACACCTGCGTTTGCACTCGGCGGGAACAATGTGGTCCGGTTTGGGAACGACACTGGCGCCCTGGTGGTCGCTTCGGGCGGCAAGGCCGCGCCGCTTCATCTTGACCCGCAGGACTGGCCGGGCGTGATCCGTGCCGCGCGGGACCTGCAGGCCGATATCCAGCGTGTCAGCGGCGCCTTGCCCGCCCTGAAGCTCGGCCCGGCTGCTGGAAAGCAGGCTGTCATCGTCGGCACCATCGGCCGCAGCGCCCTGGTGGACCAGCTCATTGCTTCGGGAAAGCTCGACGCATCTTCCATTCGCGGCAAATGGGAGGGATGGATGATGCAGACCATCGACAATCCAATGCCCGGCGTGTCGCAGGCGTTGGTCATTGCGGGCAGCGACAAGCGGGGAACGATCTACGGAATATATGAACTGTCCGAACAGATCGGCGTATCGCCCTGGTACTGGTGGGCGGATGTGCCGCCGGTCCGGCATGCCACCATCGCCGTCAGCGCCGCGCAAGCGGTGAGCGATGCTCCTGTCGTGCAGTACCGGGGCATTTTCCTGAACGACGAGGCTCCGGCGCTGACCGGGTGGGCGAAACAGCGCTATGGCGGCTATAACCATCGCTTCTACGAGAAGGTATTCGAGCTGATTCTGCGCCTGCGCGGCAATTACTTGTGGCCCGCCATGTGGGATGCCGCCTTCTTCGATGACGATCCGCTCAACGGCAAGCTGGCGGACGAATATGGCATTGTCATGGGCACCTCGCACCACGAACCGATGATGCGGGCACAGAAGGCGTGGCACCGCCACGGCACGGGCCCATGGGACTACCAGCGCAACGAGCAGGTGCTGAAGGATTTCTGGCGCGGCGGCTTGCGCAATACGCGGGACTACGAGAAGGTGTTTACCCTGGGCATGCGTGGCGACGGCGACGAGCCCATGTCCGAGGAATCGAATGTGGCGCTGCTGCAGCGCATCGTACGCGACCAGCGCGAGATGATTACGCAGGAGATCAACCCCCGCCTCAGCGAAGTGCCCCAGGCATGGGCGCTGTACAAGGAGGTGCAGGAATACTATGAGAAAGGCATGCGGGTGCCGGACGACGTGCTGCTGCTGTGGTGTGACGACAACTGGGGCAATATCCGGCGCCTGCCCACGGCGGAAGAACGCAAGCGGCCCGGCGGTGCGGGCGTCTACTACCACTTCGACTACGTCGGCGGCCCGCGATCCTACAAATGGCTGAACGTTACACCGCTCCCGAAAGTCTGGGAGCAGATGCATCTGGCGTGGAAGCATGAGGCCACGCGCATGTGGATCGTGAATGTGGGCGACCTGAAGCCGATGGAGGTGCCTATCGAGTTCTTCCTCAGCTATGCCTGGAACCCCGCGAAGTGGCCCGCCGAGCGGCTGCCGGAGTACCTGAAGCTCTGGGCTGCCCGGGAATTCGGACAGGAATACGCGGCCGACATCGCCGATATCGTTTCGAAGTACACCAGGTACAACAGCCGCCGCAGGCCGGAGATGCTGGAGCCCACCACCTACAGCCTCCTGAACTACCGGGAGGCGGAGCGGGTGGTGGAGGACTACAAGACCATCGCCAAGCGCGCACAGGACGTTTCAGCGAAGTTGCCAGCCGCGCGCCGCGATGCCTTCTTCCAGCTGGTGCTGCACCCCGTGCAGGCTGGCGCGGTGCTGAACGAGATGATGGTGAGCGCGGGCCAGAACCGGCTGTATGCGAAGCAGGGCAGGGCCTCGGCCAATGCGCTCGCCGAACGTGTGCGCGCCCTGTTTCGCGAAGATGCAGCGTTGACGCGCCGCTACCATACTATCAACGGCGGCAAGTGGAACCACATGATGTCGCAGACGCATCTGGGCTATACCTACTGGAACCAGCCGCCACGCAATGTCATGCCTGCGGTGACCGAAATCCAGCTGCCCGAGGCAGGCGACATGGGCGTTGCCGTGGAAGGCAGTGAACAGGTGTGGCCGGGGCCTGGCGGCGATGCACTTGCCGTGCCCACGCTGGAGATGGCGGACGGGCAGCCGCGTTTCATCGATGTGTTCAACCGCGGAAGCAAGCCGTTTGCCTATTCCATCCGCAGCGACCAGCGCTGGCTGAAGGTCAGCCAGACCAAGGGCGCCGTCACCAGCGAGCAGCGGGTCTGGATCAGCGCGAACTGGAATGACGTTCCCGAAGGCGAGCAGCAGGCCATGCTCACCGTTTCCGGCCCGGATGGCGCGGAAGCTAAGGTACGTGTGCCCGTGCGGAAGCAGCATGCCGCGCCGGGCTTCACTGAAACGAATGGCGTTGTGTCCATCGAAGCGGAACACTATGCCAGGGCGCTGGCGTCGGCTGGGCGTCAATGGCTGCGGGTGCCGGACCATGGACGCACGCTGTCCGGCATGACGTCGGTCGAGGCGGGATCGGCGGGCGCAGAGCAGGCCTCGCACCTTGAGTACCCCGTGGTCCTGCACAAGGCGGGCGAAGTGACGGTGCAGGTAACGCTGGCGCCGACCCTGAAGTTCCAGCCGGGGCAGGGCCTGCGCTACGGCATTTCCTTCGACGACGAGCCGCCGCAGATCGTGAATGTGCATGCCGACCAGTCCCTCGCGCACTGGGAAAAGATAGTGGGAGATGGCGCTGCGCAGTTCACATCGAAGCATCGCCTGCCGCAGGCGGGAGCGCATACGCTGAAATTCTGGGCGGTCGATCCCGGCCTCGTGGTGCAGAAGCTGGTGATCGATGCGGGAGGCCTCGAGCCCAGTTATCTCGGGCCGCCCGAGAGCCCAAGAAAATAA
- a CDS encoding LacI family DNA-binding transcriptional regulator — translation MTKAKASAPAARSGAPTMADVAQLAGVSPMTVSRVMNGDPNVRLTTRKKVDAAVAALNYVPNQAARRLAGARPIRVGFLYSNPSAGYLSEFLVGLLNQASLHNIQLVVEKCEAGLDWQVQTRRLIDNGVDGIILPPPLCDLPGLIDMISKAGTPAVTVACGKPDKRAGAVSIDDYQAAFTMTSHLIALGHHRIGFIIGHPNQTASARRLAGFEAAVAEKGGDASPELRVQGLFTYRSGLDAAEQLLALEQRPTAIFASNDDMAAATVAIAHRLGLDVPGDLTVAGFDDTALATTIWPELTTVRQPITEMAETAVRFLVHQIRALREGEGDSPEHMVMDFSLIRRQSDAAPRMRPPLKIGANKR, via the coding sequence ATGACCAAAGCAAAGGCGAGTGCTCCAGCCGCGAGATCGGGCGCCCCGACCATGGCCGACGTGGCCCAGCTGGCCGGAGTGTCCCCGATGACGGTGTCCAGGGTAATGAATGGCGACCCCAATGTACGGCTCACGACGCGCAAGAAGGTCGATGCCGCCGTCGCTGCGCTGAACTATGTGCCGAACCAGGCGGCGCGCCGCCTTGCCGGTGCGCGCCCAATCCGTGTCGGTTTCCTCTACAGTAATCCCAGCGCGGGCTATCTGAGCGAGTTCCTCGTGGGCCTGCTGAACCAGGCCAGCCTGCACAATATCCAGCTGGTTGTGGAGAAGTGCGAAGCGGGCCTGGACTGGCAGGTGCAGACGCGCCGCCTGATCGACAACGGCGTCGACGGCATCATCCTGCCGCCGCCCCTGTGCGACCTGCCGGGCCTTATCGACATGATCAGCAAGGCGGGCACGCCCGCCGTCACGGTTGCCTGCGGCAAGCCGGACAAGCGCGCAGGCGCCGTGAGCATCGACGACTACCAGGCCGCCTTCACCATGACCAGCCACCTGATCGCGCTGGGCCACCACCGCATCGGCTTCATCATCGGCCATCCGAACCAGACCGCCAGCGCGCGCCGCCTGGCGGGCTTCGAAGCGGCCGTGGCGGAGAAGGGCGGAGACGCTTCGCCCGAGCTGCGCGTGCAGGGCCTGTTCACCTACCGTTCCGGCCTGGACGCGGCGGAACAGCTTCTGGCACTGGAGCAGCGGCCCACCGCCATCTTCGCCAGCAACGACGACATGGCGGCAGCCACGGTCGCCATCGCGCACCGGCTGGGCCTCGACGTTCCGGGCGATCTTACGGTCGCAGGTTTCGACGATACGGCGCTTGCCACCACCATCTGGCCCGAGCTGACCACCGTGCGCCAGCCCATTACCGAGATGGCCGAAACGGCCGTGCGCTTCCTGGTGCACCAGATCCGGGCCCTGCGCGAAGGCGAGGGCGACTCGCCGGAGCACATGGTGATGGACTTCTCCCTCATCCGCCGCCAGTCCGACGCGGCGCCCCGTATGCGCCCTCCGCTCAAGATAGGCGCTAACAAGCGCTGA
- a CDS encoding glycoside hydrolase family 43 protein, whose amino-acid sequence MIRALLIALGMAAALAAAASPVSYRNPVVSGFNPDPSICRVGKDYYLATSSFEYFPGVPIYHSRDLVHWRQIGHALTRESQLPLKGQRASRGIFAPTLRCHEGNFYLITTNIENGGNFYVHTKDPAGEWSEPVWLKESVFGMDPSLLFDDDGKVYYTRHGGGEHGGVYQAEIDMKTGKLASEARLVWPGTGGVWPEGPHLYKIGGWYYLMISEGGTSYDHSITIARSRSPWGPFDAFSGNPILTHRGYPELPLQATGHGDLVQAENGKWWMVLLGIRPQQRNHHLGRETLLAPVEWTAEGWPVVNGGKAIGTTMTVDGLPAPHPWPAEPVRTQFNTGKLAPHWTHLRTAARDKWSLSERPGFLRLKGSAETLADVASPAFVARRQQHLHMRAAAQVEFSPSGERQAAGLVLRQNEDNHYALRITGVAHRRVELVQRVKGRTSVVASAPLPVGAARLQIESFPDRYEFSYAMAEGAMKKLGEAPAAPLSSENAGGFTGVFVGMYADGENNMAPADFAWFDYEALGD is encoded by the coding sequence ATGATCCGCGCGCTGCTGATTGCGCTCGGCATGGCGGCGGCGCTGGCCGCTGCCGCTTCGCCCGTGAGCTACCGGAACCCGGTGGTGTCCGGCTTCAACCCGGACCCCAGCATCTGCCGCGTCGGCAAGGACTACTACCTGGCCACCAGCAGTTTCGAGTACTTCCCCGGTGTGCCGATCTACCACAGCCGCGACTTGGTGCACTGGCGCCAGATCGGCCACGCCCTGACGCGGGAAAGCCAGTTGCCGCTGAAGGGGCAGCGCGCCTCGCGCGGCATCTTTGCGCCCACACTGCGCTGCCACGAAGGGAACTTCTACCTCATCACCACCAATATCGAAAACGGCGGGAACTTCTACGTTCACACGAAGGACCCGGCGGGCGAGTGGTCGGAGCCCGTGTGGCTGAAGGAATCCGTATTCGGCATGGACCCCTCGCTGCTCTTCGACGACGACGGCAAGGTCTATTACACCCGGCATGGCGGCGGCGAACACGGGGGCGTATATCAGGCCGAGATCGATATGAAGACCGGGAAGCTGGCAAGCGAAGCCCGTCTTGTGTGGCCCGGCACCGGCGGCGTCTGGCCGGAAGGTCCTCACCTGTACAAGATCGGCGGCTGGTACTACCTGATGATCTCCGAAGGCGGCACCTCTTACGACCATTCGATCACCATTGCACGCTCCCGTTCGCCCTGGGGGCCGTTCGATGCCTTCAGCGGCAATCCCATTCTGACTCACCGCGGATATCCCGAGCTGCCGCTGCAGGCGACCGGCCACGGCGACCTGGTTCAGGCGGAGAATGGCAAATGGTGGATGGTGTTGCTCGGCATTCGGCCGCAGCAGCGCAATCACCATCTTGGCCGGGAAACGCTGCTCGCGCCGGTGGAGTGGACGGCGGAAGGCTGGCCGGTCGTCAATGGGGGCAAGGCCATCGGCACGACGATGACAGTGGATGGCCTGCCTGCGCCCCACCCCTGGCCAGCGGAACCGGTGCGCACACAGTTCAATACAGGGAAGCTTGCCCCGCACTGGACGCACCTGCGCACCGCGGCGAGGGATAAATGGTCGCTCAGCGAACGTCCCGGCTTCCTCCGTCTGAAAGGTTCGGCAGAAACGCTGGCGGATGTTGCCTCCCCAGCGTTCGTCGCCCGCCGCCAGCAGCATTTGCATATGCGGGCAGCCGCGCAAGTCGAGTTTTCGCCGTCGGGCGAACGGCAGGCGGCAGGTCTGGTGCTGCGCCAGAATGAAGACAACCATTACGCACTGCGCATAACGGGCGTGGCGCACCGGCGTGTGGAACTGGTGCAGCGGGTGAAAGGCCGTACAAGCGTTGTCGCGTCCGCGCCGCTGCCTGTGGGTGCAGCCAGGCTCCAGATCGAATCGTTCCCGGACCGATATGAATTCTCCTATGCCATGGCCGAAGGAGCGATGAAGAAGCTCGGCGAAGCTCCGGCCGCGCCGCTGTCCTCCGAGAACGCCGGCGGTTTCACGGGAGTCTTTGTCGGCATGTATGCGGACGGTGAAAATAATATGGCGCCAGCGGACTTTGCCTGGTTCGACTACGAAGCGCTCGGAGACTGA
- a CDS encoding alpha-glucuronidase family glycosyl hydrolase, whose product MKRILGAIALLVATALAVPAWAVEEDGYQLWMRYRPLDRAAQARLDASAIIYQGAASPTVNAAIGELQRATKGWAGHAAPLRSGLQDGAIVLATPANAPQLAAQIDGLKTLGAEGYALKRLKLQGRRITLIAANTDIGLLYGSFAWLRAAGSGAALDKLDERSAPKLQLRVLNHWDNLDRTVERGYAGESIWDWWALPEVRDRRYIDYARANASLGINGAVLNNVNSKAEILTAPWIAKAAAVADVLRPYGIRVYLSARFSTPLELKETATADPLAPEVAAWWRRKADEIYRAIPDFGGFLVKANSEGQPGPQDYHRSHADGANMLAQALAPHKGIVMWRAFVYAAEKPVDRARQAYDEFKPLDGSFAPNVMVQVKNGAIDFQPREPFHPLFGAMKHTPLMMEFQITKEYLGFATHLAYLGPLFQETLRSDTRQREGGWTVAQVLEEGAGPAGLTGMAGVANIGSSRTWSGSHFDQANWYAFGRLAWNPQASARHIAQEWAAQTFPPAAAKDITDMMMMSREAVVNYMTPLGLHHLMGTGHHHGPAPWVDDLGRPDWNPVYYHKADRKGVGFDRTAGGSGALAQYAPELARRWSDPRSTPPELLLWFHHLPWTYAMPSGRDLWTELVAHYDLGVSQADELRKRWAKLRPMIDAERFEDVSTLLDKQYKEALWWRDASVAYFQSVSGLPLPAGVRAPERSLEEYKRQRFPFAPGRG is encoded by the coding sequence ATGAAGAGAATTCTTGGCGCGATAGCGCTTCTGGTGGCAACGGCGCTCGCCGTCCCGGCGTGGGCCGTCGAGGAAGACGGCTATCAGCTATGGATGCGCTATCGCCCCCTGGACAGGGCAGCACAGGCAAGACTGGATGCCAGTGCCATTATCTATCAAGGTGCGGCATCGCCTACTGTGAACGCGGCCATCGGTGAGCTTCAGCGCGCCACCAAGGGCTGGGCAGGGCATGCTGCCCCGCTGCGCTCCGGGTTGCAGGATGGAGCCATCGTGCTCGCCACGCCCGCCAATGCGCCACAGCTCGCGGCGCAGATCGATGGCCTCAAAACCCTTGGCGCTGAAGGCTATGCGCTGAAGCGCCTCAAGCTGCAGGGCCGCCGCATCACGCTCATTGCCGCGAACACCGATATCGGCCTGCTGTACGGCAGTTTCGCATGGCTGCGCGCGGCTGGAAGCGGGGCTGCGCTGGACAAGCTCGATGAGCGCTCCGCGCCAAAGCTCCAGTTGAGGGTTCTGAATCACTGGGACAACCTGGACCGCACGGTGGAACGCGGCTATGCGGGCGAATCCATCTGGGACTGGTGGGCCCTGCCCGAAGTGCGCGACCGCCGCTACATTGACTACGCCCGCGCCAACGCTTCGCTGGGCATCAACGGCGCAGTGCTGAACAACGTGAATTCCAAGGCCGAGATCCTGACGGCGCCATGGATCGCCAAGGCCGCCGCAGTGGCGGATGTTCTGAGGCCCTATGGCATCAGGGTCTATCTCTCCGCGCGCTTCTCCACGCCGCTGGAATTGAAGGAGACCGCCACGGCGGACCCGCTGGCGCCCGAGGTGGCGGCCTGGTGGCGCAGGAAGGCGGACGAGATCTACCGCGCCATTCCCGATTTCGGCGGCTTCCTCGTCAAGGCGAATTCCGAAGGCCAGCCCGGCCCGCAGGACTATCACCGCAGCCACGCCGACGGCGCCAACATGCTGGCCCAGGCGCTCGCTCCGCACAAGGGTATTGTGATGTGGCGTGCATTCGTCTACGCGGCAGAAAAGCCGGTGGACCGCGCCCGGCAGGCTTACGACGAGTTCAAACCGCTGGACGGCAGCTTCGCGCCCAATGTCATGGTGCAGGTCAAGAATGGCGCCATCGACTTCCAGCCGCGCGAACCCTTCCATCCCCTGTTCGGGGCGATGAAGCATACTCCGCTGATGATGGAGTTCCAGATCACGAAGGAGTATCTGGGCTTCGCGACGCACCTCGCCTACCTTGGCCCCTTGTTCCAGGAAACCCTGCGCAGCGATACCAGGCAGCGCGAAGGTGGGTGGACGGTGGCCCAGGTGCTGGAGGAGGGCGCCGGTCCTGCAGGGCTGACCGGCATGGCAGGCGTCGCCAATATCGGCAGCTCGCGCACCTGGAGCGGTTCGCATTTCGACCAGGCCAACTGGTACGCCTTCGGCAGGCTGGCGTGGAATCCGCAGGCTTCCGCGCGCCATATCGCGCAGGAATGGGCGGCACAGACCTTTCCGCCCGCCGCGGCAAAGGACATCACGGACATGATGATGATGTCGCGCGAGGCCGTGGTGAACTACATGACGCCTCTCGGCCTGCACCACCTCATGGGAACCGGCCATCACCACGGCCCGGCGCCCTGGGTGGACGATCTGGGGCGGCCGGACTGGAACCCCGTCTACTATCACAAGGCCGACCGCAAGGGCGTGGGCTTCGACCGCACGGCGGGCGGCAGCGGCGCCCTGGCGCAGTACGCGCCGGAGCTGGCGCGCCGCTGGTCGGACCCGCGCAGCACGCCGCCCGAGCTGCTGCTATGGTTCCACCATCTCCCATGGACCTACGCCATGCCTTCCGGCCGTGATCTGTGGACAGAGCTTGTGGCGCATTACGATCTTGGCGTGTCGCAGGCGGACGAGCTTCGCAAGCGCTGGGCGAAGCTCCGGCCCATGATCGACGCCGAGCGTTTCGAGGACGTCAGCACTTTGCTGGACAAGCAGTACAAGGAGGCGCTGTGGTGGCGCGATGCCAGCGTGGCCTACTTCCAGTCCGTTTCCGGCCTGCCGCTGCCAGCGGGCGTACGTGCGCCGGAGCGCAGCCTGGAAGAATACAAGCGCCAGCGCTTCCCCTTTGCTCCGGGCAGGGGCTGA
- a CDS encoding enolase C-terminal domain-like protein — translation MVQATKTETSGSPVVTSMQVIPVAGYDSMLFNLCGAHAPYFTRTLVLLKDSAGHTGVGEVPGGAGILKALENSVPRVVGTGIGRFNRTLNSVREGIAGKGASGMQHQVTSAAEAAVLKQPHEINLRLENVVTAIEAALLDLLGQHLNVPVCELLGSGQQRDRVPMLAYLFYIGDRRRTDLPYLAGSGSRDDWYHMRHQEAVTAASIVAQAEASVAKYGFRDFKLKGGVMRGEEEMEAVAGIKARFPESRVTLDPNGAWPLDEAIRLCRGQGHVLAYAEDPCGPENGYSGREIMAEFRRATGIPTATNMVATDWRQMAHSHLLGAVDIPLADPHFWTMQGSVRLAQLCQEWGMTWGSHSNNHFDVSLAMFTHAAAAAPGNITAIDTHWIWQEGQERLTREPLRIVGGEVAVPEKPGLGIEPDMDRIAAAHELYKKVGTGARDDAMAMQYLIPGWTYSPKLPSLGRS, via the coding sequence ATGGTACAAGCAACAAAAACGGAGACAAGCGGCAGCCCTGTCGTCACCAGCATGCAGGTGATTCCCGTCGCAGGCTATGACAGCATGCTGTTCAACCTGTGCGGCGCCCATGCACCGTATTTCACGCGCACGCTCGTGCTGCTGAAAGACAGCGCCGGCCATACCGGCGTGGGGGAGGTTCCGGGTGGCGCGGGCATCCTGAAGGCCCTGGAGAATTCCGTTCCCCGGGTGGTCGGCACCGGGATCGGCCGCTTCAACCGCACCCTGAATTCCGTCCGGGAAGGTATCGCAGGCAAGGGCGCCAGCGGCATGCAGCACCAGGTGACTTCCGCCGCCGAGGCGGCGGTGCTGAAACAGCCGCACGAAATCAATCTCCGGCTCGAGAATGTGGTGACGGCCATCGAGGCCGCCCTGCTCGACCTGCTCGGCCAGCACCTGAATGTGCCCGTATGCGAGCTGCTTGGCTCCGGCCAGCAGCGCGATCGTGTTCCCATGCTGGCGTATCTGTTCTACATCGGCGACCGCCGGCGCACGGACCTGCCCTACCTGGCGGGCAGCGGCAGCCGGGACGACTGGTACCACATGCGCCACCAGGAAGCGGTGACCGCAGCCTCTATCGTCGCCCAGGCCGAAGCTTCTGTGGCGAAGTATGGCTTCCGCGACTTCAAGCTGAAAGGCGGCGTCATGCGCGGCGAGGAGGAGATGGAGGCTGTTGCGGGTATCAAGGCCCGCTTCCCGGAGTCGCGCGTTACCCTCGACCCGAACGGCGCATGGCCGCTGGACGAAGCGATCCGCCTGTGCCGCGGCCAGGGCCATGTGCTGGCGTACGCCGAGGACCCTTGCGGCCCCGAAAACGGCTACTCGGGCCGCGAAATCATGGCGGAGTTCCGCCGTGCCACCGGCATCCCTACCGCGACCAATATGGTGGCGACGGACTGGCGCCAGATGGCGCATTCGCACCTGCTGGGCGCCGTCGACATTCCACTGGCCGATCCGCACTTCTGGACCATGCAGGGTTCCGTGCGCCTGGCCCAGCTCTGCCAGGAATGGGGCATGACCTGGGGCTCCCACTCGAACAACCATTTCGATGTTTCGCTGGCCATGTTCACCCATGCCGCCGCTGCGGCTCCCGGCAATATCACGGCCATCGACACGCACTGGATCTGGCAGGAAGGCCAGGAGCGCCTGACGCGCGAGCCGCTCCGGATCGTGGGCGGCGAGGTCGCCGTGCCGGAGAAGCCGGGCCTGGGCATCGAACCGGACATGGACCGCATCGCCGCGGCGCATGAGCTGTACAAGAAAGTGGGCACCGGCGCGCGCGACGACGCCATGGCCATGCAGTACCTGATCCCGGGATGGACCTACTCTCCCAAGCTGCCAAGCCTCGGCCGCAGCTGA
- a CDS encoding SGNH/GDSL hydrolase family protein → MQAVQRLMRVCVTSMMICALPAHAADSRKQEPWHWVAAWGSAQMVPSPADELPAEHWRDGSLRQIVHTSLGGKRLRVRISNAFGAEPLEVKGASIAHAVALGQSGVTDAKRLTFGGRDAVMIPAGAEYYSDALDFDQKAGSNLAVTLYFGAAPARQTGHPGSRTTSFFTKGDSVLDTAWPDAGRIVHWYALSDIEVLAPRTQKAIAVVGDSITDGYGVTTDTSTRWTDLLAERMARAGQPMGVVNAGIGGGRLLRDGAGFNLASRFGRDVIGRAGISHAIVLIGVNDFGVLRREGQDSAEARAKLVEDLKAAHSQLVERAHLHGICVIGATLTPYGNSDYYKPGPGNEADRLQLNEWIRTSGVFDAVVDFDAVLRDPAQPDRMRKEADIDGLHPSLAGFRLMADAVPLKALRKCEAGR, encoded by the coding sequence ATGCAAGCAGTTCAGCGCCTGATGCGCGTTTGTGTCACCAGCATGATGATTTGCGCTCTCCCGGCCCACGCGGCGGATTCCCGGAAGCAGGAGCCTTGGCACTGGGTAGCTGCCTGGGGCTCCGCGCAGATGGTGCCGTCGCCTGCCGATGAACTGCCCGCCGAACACTGGCGCGACGGCAGCCTGCGCCAGATCGTCCATACCTCGCTGGGCGGCAAGCGCCTGCGCGTTCGCATCAGCAATGCCTTCGGCGCCGAACCCCTGGAAGTGAAGGGCGCCAGCATTGCGCACGCGGTGGCCCTCGGGCAGTCCGGCGTTACGGATGCGAAGCGCCTCACCTTTGGCGGGCGCGATGCCGTCATGATCCCGGCAGGGGCGGAGTATTACAGCGATGCCCTGGATTTCGACCAGAAGGCGGGCAGCAATCTTGCAGTGACCCTTTACTTCGGCGCCGCCCCGGCGCGCCAGACCGGACACCCCGGCTCGCGCACCACCAGTTTCTTCACCAAAGGCGATAGCGTGCTGGACACCGCCTGGCCCGATGCAGGAAGGATCGTGCACTGGTATGCGCTATCGGACATTGAAGTACTGGCGCCGCGCACGCAGAAGGCCATTGCCGTGGTGGGCGATTCCATTACCGACGGCTACGGCGTCACCACCGATACCAGCACACGCTGGACGGACCTGCTGGCTGAGCGCATGGCGCGCGCAGGGCAGCCGATGGGCGTGGTGAATGCCGGTATTGGAGGCGGGCGGCTGCTGCGGGACGGGGCAGGCTTCAACCTCGCTTCGCGTTTCGGCCGCGACGTGATCGGCCGCGCAGGCATCAGCCATGCCATCGTTCTCATCGGCGTGAACGACTTCGGTGTGCTGCGCCGCGAGGGGCAGGACTCGGCGGAGGCCCGGGCAAAGCTGGTGGAAGACCTGAAAGCCGCGCACAGCCAGCTGGTCGAACGTGCGCATCTGCACGGCATCTGTGTGATCGGCGCCACGCTGACCCCATACGGTAACAGCGACTACTACAAGCCCGGCCCGGGGAACGAGGCAGACAGGCTGCAGCTGAACGAATGGATACGCACCTCTGGCGTATTCGATGCAGTTGTGGATTTCGATGCCGTCCTGCGCGATCCTGCCCAGCCGGACCGCATGCGCAAGGAAGCCGATATCGACGGCCTTCATCCCTCGCTGGCAGGATTCCGGCTTATGGCGGATGCCGTTCCGCTGAAGGCGCTGCGCAAGTGCGAGGCTGGCCGATGA